The DNA sequence CAAAGGAAGTAACCAAGGAAAAGGCACCCCGTGAAAAGCCTTTTTCCCCGTTCACTGCCCGTTTTTCGGGAATGTGTGAACTCACGAGCCTTCGGCTCGCTCGGACAGCACCCATTCTTTTTCCGAAAACCGATTGTGACCGTGGGGCTTTTCAATGGGTTTATAAATTCACAGGCTCTAATGGTTTATATTCTATTTATAATCAATGTATTGCAATACATTTCATTGTGGATTTCGGGGGATGGTCAGGTAAGTATTACGGAAAAATCCCATTTTATTATATATTTCTTCCTTTGCGTGCCTAAAGGAAGTAACCAGGGAAAGGGCACCCCGTGAAAAGATTCCTTTCCCCGGCTCTCCCGGGAATAAAAAAAGGATACGGCGTAAATAAAAACCGTATCCTCGCAGAGTCATGGTGTGTCTCGAATCAATCCTTCTTTTCACGGAGGAGCGTATTCCATTCGAGGGTCAGCATCGAGCCGTCATCACGTTTCATCGTGATAAAATCCTCCCCCTGAAGGGTCTTCACTTCGACCACCTCGCCATCGGTAAAACAGCCGACCACTTCGCCCATGAAGAGGTCATGAGATCCCATATTGTAGAGCGCAATCACCTTGCACTCGTAATTGATCGGGCATTCGACAATGTGCGGGGACTTGATGTTTTTTCCGGGTCCCGCCGTAAGACCTGCTCCCTTGAATTTATCGACAGTCGGGTCTTTATGACGCGAAAGCCTGCCGCATTCCGTTACCTTTTCCCTGAGGTCCTCGGTGGGTATATTGAGCGCGAAGTCCATGGCATTGATGAGCAACTGATGAGAGCCGCGCGGATAATAATCGTTGTTATAATCCTTCGTATTTACCGCCACACCGATAATGAGCGGGAGACGGTTGAGCCATCCCCATCCGACAACCGGTATGATATTGGGAATGCCTGTTATAGGATCGGCGACACTGATCATGACTGCTGAAACAGGAAGGTATCCCGGTGTGGGAAACGGTTCTTCGGGTGTTCTGGGCAACCGCCGGTCATGCGGAGTATAAAACTTTGCCATGCTGTCCTCCGGATAAAAAATGGATGTACAAGCTTTCGGAAACCATGCTGCCTTGTCAAATATGTCTGATGATACGACAAACGGGGTATGAAGTCAAGCATTACGGTGAAACACACGGAAGGTTTTAAAGAGCGGCGTATACGGCAGCATACTAAAGACGGGCGGTCACTTCGTGATTCCCCGTTTTTTCAGGAGTTTGTTTTTAAGCGAAAGAGTACTGGAATTGTCCGGCGCATAATCCAGCACCCTGTCGTAACACCGGATTGCTTCCTCATAGCGCCCGAGATTTTCATAACTCAAACCCTTTCCCTGCCAGGCAAGGGAATATGCGGGATCAAGCACGAGCACTTTTTCATAACTGGTAATGGCTTCTTCATACCGCCCGAGATAGAGGAGGCACAGCCCTTTCCCCGACCATGCCATTTTTATCCTCGGATTACCGTCCAGAGCCTTTTCAAAGGTTTTAAGCGATTCCTCTATGCGACCCTCAATTAAGAGCTCGTTTGCCCTGTAGGTCAGCTTTACCGGTCCCCTGACCATGTTCCATGCAATAATGTAACTCACCACAAGGGTGAGCAGCAGCAGGATACCAAAAACCGCAGGCGTCAGCCTCCGGACAGTGAAACGGCGCCCACCGATAACGACCGTTTTCCGGTATGGGCCGCTGTTATACTCACGGCCACTTTTTACACTGTCGGTATTCATGAACGATCACTTTCTTCGGGCGAGGGGAATCAACCTGATTAAAACACCGGCGGCAGATAATTACATCTTTGCGAATACGGTAACATCATATGTTTGTTCCGGGGCGGCTTTCTTTTTTAAACGCTTGATGATACGGTGCAGTTTCCGTCATCCTTCATAAGAATGCTGGATTTTTAATATACATACTGTGTGGCAGCTTTCTTCTCCTCAGAAAAAAGGTATATCAGGGGAATCTATCCCTTTTTGATTTCGATGTCCTCTTTCCACTTGAGCTGCCAGTCGCTGTTTTCGTTGAGCTTGTATTTGATCACATGGTCTTCCGGTTTATCCGACCCGATAATCCTGATCTGCGAGCGGTCGATCACTCCGAGTCCGGCATCGGCGCAGTAATTGAGATACCCCACATCGGCTATATCGATCCCCATGAGCTCCACGCCGATACGGTCGACGGCGAGTACATCGGGGCCTGCGAGCGCGACACCATGATTGACCGGAGTTCCGCCGATGGGCCCGTTGCCTTCCATTCCTTCGAGCCCGTCGAGTATGGTGAACTGCGGCCGTATCTGACGGGCGACGAGAAACATGTTGTAGTTGAGACCCCAGGGCGCCATCTCGTGCATCTGCGACTTATAGTTGACCCCTTTGTAGATTTTCTGGGGTGAGCCCATGATAATATTTTTGAGGCCGAGCGTTGCAACGACGACATTGTGCGTTTTCAGGCGGGTGATCGAAAAAATGTAGTTGTCCGGATCGAGCATGGTATCGCAGACCTGAATACGGTTCGGGCGCAGGTTTTTACCGAGAATATAGTAGGGTGATGTCGACTGCTTGTTCAGCTCGACAAGTTTCACCCGGTACTCTTTTTTCAGGGGAGTG is a window from the bacterium genome containing:
- a CDS encoding tetratricopeptide repeat protein → MNTDSVKSGREYNSGPYRKTVVIGGRRFTVRRLTPAVFGILLLLTLVVSYIIAWNMVRGPVKLTYRANELLIEGRIEESLKTFEKALDGNPRIKMAWSGKGLCLLYLGRYEEAITSYEKVLVLDPAYSLAWQGKGLSYENLGRYEEAIRCYDRVLDYAPDNSSTLSLKNKLLKKRGITK
- a CDS encoding flavin reductase family protein codes for the protein MAKFYTPHDRRLPRTPEEPFPTPGYLPVSAVMISVADPITGIPNIIPVVGWGWLNRLPLIIGVAVNTKDYNNDYYPRGSHQLLINAMDFALNIPTEDLREKVTECGRLSRHKDPTVDKFKGAGLTAGPGKNIKSPHIVECPINYECKVIALYNMGSHDLFMGEVVGCFTDGEVVEVKTLQGEDFITMKRDDGSMLTLEWNTLLREKKD
- a CDS encoding DUF362 domain-containing protein: MDIKKSGGFGESYRVSRRMFMKHSAVAAAGTAFAAGGFPVAGAALPGMGGKASVSFVTGNERRDMVGRVLKPFEKEIREGIAGKQVVIKTNFVADGTPLCATHPDAVRGLLDFLAPMYKKEIIIAESTASDKGTEQLFEDYGYTPLKKEYRVKLVELNKQSTSPYYILGKNLRPNRIQVCDTMLDPDNYIFSITRLKTHNVVVATLGLKNIIMGSPQKIYKGVNYKSQMHEMAPWGLNYNMFLVARQIRPQFTILDGLEGMEGNGPIGGTPVNHGVALAGPDVLAVDRIGVELMGIDIADVGYLNYCADAGLGVIDRSQIRIIGSDKPEDHVIKYKLNENSDWQLKWKEDIEIKKG